In Lytechinus variegatus isolate NC3 chromosome 12, Lvar_3.0, whole genome shotgun sequence, a single window of DNA contains:
- the LOC121425560 gene encoding beta-1,4-galactosyltransferase 6-like, producing the protein MFLTRSKYAVFIILICLVVGYTISLVFNSSVVNDKILPRYREVWGQQLRKKVGQSLRPTHDPFLNTKKPECREHNISGQVGRMKPDLNAIPIAHTEEIVFGHLVGEFRTAVKVANEMLRKKLVDVKTGNKTDTDWHFNELLKTEIKTNDSYRYLPGGHWKPINCSPKWKVAILIPFRDRFFHLPILLRYLIPMLKKQLLQFSFFVIEQANKNLFNRAMLMNVGFLESLKIFDYDCFVIHDVDHVPLDDRNYYGCTDMPRHFISGVDKWKYKLLYKNFFGAVTGLTKGNIRSINGFPNVYWGWGGEDDDIWKRVRDVGLNITRYEGPVYHYDVIRHHHKSAPLAKDRFELLRGSHDRLKRDGLSNIVYPTPVYELHTLYTNISVDINRIKI; encoded by the exons ATGTTTTTAACAAGGAGTAAATACGCGGTGTTTATTATATTAATATGTTTGGTTGTTGGATATACCATTTCGCTTGTATTCAATAGTTCTGTAG TGAATGATAAGATTTTGCCGAGGTACAGGGAAGTTTGGGGTCAacagctacgaaagaaagtcggACAGTCATTACGACCAACTCACG ATCCTTTCTTAAATACCAAGAAGCCGGAATGTCGTGAGCATAATATATCAGGACAAG TGGGCAGGATGAAACCCGATTTGAACGCTATACCCATAGCACACACAGAGGAAATAGTATTCGGACACTTGGTCGGAGAATTTAGGACGGCTGTGAAAGTGGCCAATGAGATGCTTCGTAAGAAACTCGTCGATGTCAAGACCGGAAACAAAACGGACACTGATTGGCATTTTAATGAACTTCTCAAAacggaaataaaaacaaacgaTAGTTATCGGTATCTACCAGGTGGACATTGGAAACCAATCAACTGCTCACCAAAATGGAAG GTTGCAATTTTGATCCCCTTCCGGGATCGCTTCTTTCATCTTCCGATCCTTTTGCGATACCTAATTCCGATGCTTAAGAAGCAACTACTGCAGTTCAGTTTCTTTGTTATTGAACAG GCCAATAAAAACCTGTTCAACCGAGCCATGCTCATGAACGTTGGATTCCTCGAATCTCTCAAAATTTTCGACTACGATTGTTTCGTCATTCATGACGTGGATCACGTGCCTTTAGATGATCGTAATTATTACGGCTGTACTGACATGCCCAGGCATTTTATCTCAGGTGTTGATAAATGGAAATACAA ATTGCTATACAAGAATTTCTTTGGAGCTGTCACGGGTCTAACGAAAGGTAACATTCGAAGCATCAATGGGTTTCCCAATGTCTACTGGGGATGGGGCGGTGAGGATGATGACATATGGAAGCGGGTTAGAGACGTTGGCCTAAATATTACTCGTTATGAAGGACCCGTCtaccattatgacgtcatcaggcATCATCACAAAAGTGCACCATTGGCAAAAGACAG ATTTGAACTGCTCCGTGGATCGCATGACCGACTGAAAAGGGATGGGTTATCGAATATTGTCTATCCGACCCCCGTGTACGAACTTCACACACTCTACACGAACATAAGCGTCGATATCAATAGGATCAAAATCTAA